One Campylobacter concisus DNA segment encodes these proteins:
- a CDS encoding RNB domain-containing ribonuclease, with product MKEFLTSLLVGIKEKEISNEDKEILRNLLNLGAVSLHKDKFYLNNGYVCGKLDISQNATGFIMPFDKRFKQDIIVENKNLNNSHLGDIVLAKLLPLKKKRQSAKIVMSLKLANETSVVYTKRIGAAILGANLKTGLSTTLKATQKSLKMLPLGTLLKINNLNNEIVEVLGNLEDPLSDEKISLAIYNKNDKFSEACELEAKAFGDEVDASMYPNRIDLRNLEFCTIDPVDAKDFDDAIYFDEKKREIYVAIADVSEYVTAYSAIDSEAKKRGFSIYFPHISVPMLPRALSENICSLKPNVPRLAFCFKISLDANNEVKKEELFEAIILSKRRFNYDEIDEILEGKRECEISWVKPLFKLTTKLRKKRLLHAFDFRTKELRMSLDEESQISQTRFESDSDSHRLVEDCMLLANKAAAKLITKGVFRNHASPDFKKIDTLLEDLQLLGLDFTYESDLANLIRKIQAKADELGNREEIDKLIIKSQKKAEYSSENLGHFGLGFDRYTHFTSPIRRYSDLILHRLLKAKISKDDKLYNFLLLNIQSTCATLSELEREADKVAYDFMDRKFARWAAANIGKEVRCYVSENQNVLVAKLDDYFVGARIFITGYSANLLQKLVVKITEADIASAKIFAKVIRKIDV from the coding sequence GTGAAAGAATTTTTAACATCACTTCTAGTTGGCATCAAAGAAAAAGAGATATCAAACGAAGACAAAGAGATCTTACGTAATCTCCTAAATCTTGGTGCCGTAAGCTTACATAAAGATAAATTTTACCTAAACAACGGCTATGTCTGCGGCAAGCTAGACATCAGCCAAAATGCAACTGGCTTTATCATGCCATTTGACAAGCGCTTCAAGCAAGATATTATCGTCGAAAATAAAAATTTAAACAACTCTCACCTTGGCGATATCGTGTTAGCAAAGCTTTTGCCGCTTAAGAAAAAACGCCAAAGCGCTAAGATAGTAATGAGCCTAAAGCTTGCAAATGAGACTAGCGTGGTCTATACAAAACGCATTGGGGCGGCCATTTTAGGGGCAAATTTAAAAACTGGGCTAAGCACAACCCTAAAGGCAACTCAAAAAAGCCTAAAGATGCTCCCACTTGGGACGCTACTAAAGATAAATAACCTAAACAACGAAATAGTCGAGGTTTTAGGAAATTTAGAAGATCCGCTAAGCGATGAGAAAATTTCGCTTGCTATTTATAATAAAAATGATAAATTTAGCGAGGCCTGCGAGCTTGAGGCAAAGGCATTTGGTGATGAAGTCGATGCTAGCATGTATCCAAACAGGATTGATCTAAGAAATTTAGAGTTTTGCACGATCGATCCAGTCGATGCCAAAGACTTTGACGATGCCATATATTTTGATGAGAAAAAGCGCGAAATTTACGTCGCAATCGCCGATGTAAGCGAGTATGTGACCGCGTATAGCGCCATTGATAGCGAGGCTAAAAAAAGAGGCTTTTCTATCTACTTTCCGCACATCTCAGTGCCGATGTTGCCGCGCGCGCTTAGTGAAAATATCTGCTCGCTAAAGCCAAATGTGCCGCGCCTTGCATTTTGTTTTAAAATTTCACTCGATGCAAACAATGAGGTAAAAAAAGAGGAGCTTTTTGAGGCGATCATCCTTTCAAAAAGGCGCTTTAACTACGATGAGATCGATGAAATTTTAGAAGGCAAAAGAGAGTGTGAAATTTCATGGGTCAAGCCACTTTTTAAACTCACCACGAAGCTTCGCAAAAAAAGGCTTTTGCACGCATTTGATTTCAGGACAAAAGAGCTTAGAATGAGCCTTGATGAAGAGAGTCAAATTTCACAAACTAGGTTTGAAAGTGACTCCGACTCGCATAGACTAGTTGAAGACTGCATGCTTTTAGCAAACAAAGCTGCAGCAAAGCTCATCACAAAGGGCGTTTTTAGAAACCACGCATCGCCTGATTTTAAAAAGATAGATACATTGCTTGAGGACTTGCAGCTTTTGGGGCTTGACTTTACCTACGAGAGCGACCTTGCAAATTTGATAAGAAAGATCCAAGCAAAGGCCGATGAACTAGGCAACCGCGAAGAGATAGACAAGCTCATCATCAAGTCTCAAAAAAAGGCTGAATACTCAAGTGAAAATTTAGGCCACTTTGGGCTTGGATTTGATAGATACACGCACTTTACAAGCCCTATTAGACGCTATTCTGACCTTATTTTACACAGACTTTTAAAGGCTAAAATTTCAAAAGATGATAAGCTTTACAACTTCTTGCTTTTAAACATCCAAAGCACCTGCGCAACCTTAAGCGAGCTTGAAAGAGAGGCCGACAAGGTAGCCTACGACTTTATGGATAGGAAATTTGCACGCTGGGCAGCTGCAAACATCGGCAAAGAGGTGCGTTGCTACGTGAGCGAAAACCAAAATGTCTTGGTCGCTAAGCTTGATGATTACTTTGTTGGAGCTAGGATTTTCATCACTGGATACAGCGCAAATTTACTTCAAAAGCTTGTCGTAAAGATCACAGAGGCCGACATCGCGAGCGCTAAAATTTTTGCAAAAGTGATAAGAAAGATCGATGTATAG
- the holA gene encoding DNA polymerase III subunit delta yields MYRKDLELNLANANLSNYFLLFGADEFQIELFGKEILSFYASEDANLLSLYFDEYNYAQASSHLSEQSLFGGKNILYVKSDKKIPAKELKELISLCSKSHDNYFLFELYEADMKLVFDTQKAFGANFARFFKPSNPDEAINLLAKSSAKIGLNITKNALYELYFTHNENLYLAASELTKLKSLNAHIEQDDVKRLVFGLGGINFDDFFNKFMALKDIKNDFFTYLEDPNFNEILLLNSLYKAFFRLFKIYSYIKINGRLILDEAIGYQPPVNVANLLKANSLKLSLNAYLEIFKTLNLAELELKTNTKMDKEIFVLSTILNLQHLISTANIK; encoded by the coding sequence ATGTATAGAAAAGATTTGGAGCTAAATTTAGCAAATGCAAATTTAAGCAACTACTTCTTGCTTTTTGGCGCAGACGAGTTTCAGATCGAGCTTTTTGGCAAAGAAATTTTGAGTTTTTATGCAAGCGAAGATGCAAATTTATTAAGCCTTTATTTTGACGAGTACAACTACGCGCAAGCAAGCTCTCACCTAAGCGAGCAGTCGCTTTTTGGCGGCAAAAATATCCTCTATGTAAAAAGCGATAAAAAGATCCCAGCAAAAGAGCTAAAAGAGCTCATCTCGCTTTGTTCAAAAAGCCATGACAACTACTTTTTGTTTGAGCTTTATGAGGCTGATATGAAGCTAGTTTTTGATACACAAAAGGCTTTTGGGGCAAATTTTGCTAGGTTTTTCAAGCCCTCAAACCCAGATGAAGCTATAAATTTACTAGCTAAAAGCTCAGCTAAAATAGGCCTAAATATAACCAAAAACGCACTTTATGAGCTTTATTTTACGCATAATGAAAATTTATACCTTGCAGCAAGCGAGCTAACAAAACTAAAGAGCCTAAACGCTCACATCGAACAAGACGATGTAAAAAGGCTGGTCTTTGGACTTGGCGGGATAAATTTTGATGACTTTTTCAATAAATTTATGGCTCTAAAAGATATAAAAAACGACTTTTTTACCTACTTAGAAGATCCAAATTTTAATGAAATTTTACTTCTAAACTCACTTTATAAAGCGTTTTTTAGGCTGTTTAAAATTTACTCTTACATCAAGATAAATGGCCGCTTAATTTTAGACGAAGCGATCGGCTATCAGCCGCCAGTAAATGTGGCAAATTTACTAAAAGCAAATAGCTTAAAGCTAAGTTTAAATGCCTATTTAGAGATATTTAAAACGCTAAATTTAGCCGAGCTAGAGCTAAAAACAAATACAAAAATGGATAAAGAAATTTTCGTTTTATCAACCATTTTAAACCTCCAGCACCTCATATCAACAGCAAATATTAAGTAA
- the rpsF gene encoding 30S ribosomal protein S6 yields MKHYELLFILKPTLTEEEVKAKVDFVKEVITKNGGEIATVVEMGTRKLAYTIKKYERGTYFVIYYKAPPALLAELTRNVRITEDIIRFLSVKYENKREIAAWERLCKGIKQTIKKEPREPRAPREPRAEKVDEQTFTEE; encoded by the coding sequence ATGAAACATTACGAGCTTTTATTTATTCTTAAGCCGACATTGACGGAAGAGGAAGTTAAAGCTAAGGTTGATTTCGTAAAAGAAGTCATAACAAAAAACGGCGGCGAGATCGCTACTGTCGTTGAGATGGGCACTAGAAAGCTAGCTTATACCATCAAAAAATATGAGCGTGGAACATATTTTGTTATCTACTACAAAGCTCCACCAGCACTTCTTGCAGAGCTTACAAGAAACGTAAGAATCACAGAAGATATCATAAGATTTTTAAGCGTTAAATATGAAAACAAACGCGAAATCGCAGCTTGGGAAAGACTTTGCAAAGGTATCAAGCAAACTATAAAAAAAGAACCTCGCGAACCAAGAGCACCACGCGAGCCAAGAGCTGAAAAAGTAGACGAGCAAACATTTACAGAAGAATAA
- a CDS encoding single-stranded DNA-binding protein, with product MFNKVVLVGNLTRDIELRYTTSGVAIGNSSIAVTRKITSNGERRDETCFIDISFFGKSAEIANQYLNKGSKLLIEGRLKFDQWTDNNGQNRSKHSIAVESMEMLGSNNQTQQGGYSMNSQNSGGYGQQGGYQNNQYNRQQEARPQAAPQRKQESYSEVPDIDVDAESFNNEEIPF from the coding sequence ATGTTCAATAAAGTAGTATTAGTTGGAAATTTAACCAGAGATATAGAGCTTAGATATACTACTAGCGGCGTTGCCATAGGAAATTCTAGTATAGCTGTGACACGCAAAATCACCTCAAATGGGGAAAGAAGAGATGAGACTTGCTTTATTGATATATCATTTTTTGGCAAGAGTGCAGAGATAGCAAACCAATATCTCAACAAGGGATCGAAGCTGCTTATCGAAGGAAGACTTAAATTTGACCAATGGACCGACAATAACGGACAAAACCGCTCAAAACACTCTATCGCCGTTGAGAGCATGGAAATGCTTGGCTCAAATAACCAAACGCAACAAGGCGGATACTCTATGAATAGCCAAAATAGCGGTGGCTACGGACAGCAAGGCGGATATCAAAATAACCAATATAACCGCCAACAAGAAGCTAGACCACAAGCTGCACCACAAAGAAAGCAAGAGAGTTATTCAGAAGTTCCTGATATAGACGTTGATGCTGAGAGCTTCAACAATGAAGAAATACCGTTTTAA
- the rpsR gene encoding 30S ribosomal protein S18: MAEKRKYSRKYCKFTEAKIDFIDYKDTSLLKYCLSERFKIMPRRLTGTSKRYQEMVEKAIKRARHAAIIPYIVDRKDVATNPFEGL; the protein is encoded by the coding sequence ATGGCAGAAAAAAGAAAATATTCACGCAAATATTGCAAATTTACAGAAGCAAAAATTGATTTTATAGACTACAAAGACACTTCACTTTTGAAGTATTGCTTGTCAGAGAGATTTAAAATCATGCCAAGACGCCTAACTGGCACATCAAAAAGATACCAAGAGATGGTAGAAAAAGCGATCAAGAGAGCTCGCCATGCAGCTATCATACCTTACATAGTTGATCGCAAAGACGTAGCTACAAACCCTTTTGAAGGTCTATAA
- the hpf gene encoding ribosome hibernation-promoting factor, HPF/YfiA family: protein MNISIVGKQFELTEPIKNYIQDAFDTLGKYNLDIISARCVVGADEKQGKKGFNAEFSLNMAHKDTIVVRQKDKDLYAAIDLAIEKASKVLRREHDKKFTVKGKADDKEFRSRIGEEKIEGVEEIVPMELEIYKPLEVEEALDKLKSSDKQFYVFNDVDAKMRVIYKRTDGTFGLY from the coding sequence ATGAACATAAGCATTGTAGGAAAACAATTTGAGCTAACAGAGCCCATCAAGAACTATATCCAAGACGCTTTTGATACCCTTGGCAAGTACAACCTTGACATCATCTCAGCAAGATGCGTAGTAGGAGCAGATGAAAAGCAAGGCAAAAAGGGCTTTAATGCAGAATTTTCTCTAAATATGGCACATAAAGACACGATAGTCGTCCGCCAAAAAGATAAAGATCTCTATGCGGCGATAGATCTTGCTATCGAAAAGGCTTCAAAAGTTTTAAGAAGAGAACATGATAAGAAATTTACCGTAAAAGGTAAGGCCGATGATAAAGAATTTCGCTCAAGAATAGGCGAAGAAAAGATCGAAGGTGTCGAGGAGATCGTGCCTATGGAGCTTGAAATTTACAAACCTCTTGAGGTAGAAGAGGCACTAGATAAACTAAAATCAAGCGATAAACAATTTTACGTATTTAACGATGTCGATGCCAAAATGCGCGTCATCTATAAAAGAACAGACGGAACTTTCGGTCTTTACTAA
- a CDS encoding type II secretion system protein, which translates to MRRGFTLIAAIFFVVIASSICMLALSIASTSVKQNSEIYLREQSELVARAATEYAMLAIISNDFSTTCLGNQSKNASEDNPISGEFGDLFTFKVYVKYFGDMGDACKNKDAVIVEGINQGTIMLDVFVSSKPGKASNPINFHKRTLQKL; encoded by the coding sequence ATGAGGCGAGGTTTTACACTCATTGCGGCGATATTTTTTGTGGTGATCGCAAGCTCTATTTGCATGCTGGCTCTTTCGATCGCTAGCACTTCAGTCAAGCAAAATAGCGAAATTTATCTAAGAGAGCAAAGTGAGCTAGTGGCCCGTGCAGCTACTGAGTATGCTATGCTAGCTATCATAAGCAATGATTTTAGCACCACTTGCCTAGGGAACCAAAGTAAAAATGCAAGTGAAGACAATCCAATAAGTGGCGAATTTGGCGACCTCTTTACATTTAAAGTATATGTAAAATACTTTGGCGATATGGGTGATGCTTGCAAAAACAAAGATGCTGTGATAGTAGAAGGAATAAATCAAGGCACGATAATGCTAGATGTCTTTGTCAGCTCAAAACCAGGAAAAGCCTCAAATCCTATAAATTTTCACAAACGAACTCTTCAAAAACTTTAA
- a CDS encoding prepilin-type N-terminal cleavage/methylation domain-containing protein, with protein sequence MKRAFTLLELVVVIVVLGIIAMMSFNAIMNIYSNYFQTKTVNELETQTEIALEQISKRLEHRIKPSVIARKTDGAFLALNDNRVNLDAKYEILEFIPYAYEIFNDVISLDANDHVIEQGGKAGRYSGYADLAKSSPATGLISPGSNFTTGVVETIKDLTCKDDTRNATCVDFTKKDGGVVAIFSDVYYNVQSSFGYSNGTVPVSLDIAKVGVNGGQSGLNGNTLEISGFGGKQISEQYHLAYTANAIVPEQSTDPKDTANGVFDLNLYYDYRPWMGEKYKPNGEKATLAKNVTRFVFTEKNGVIVLKLCMRAKNSEITICKSKAVY encoded by the coding sequence ATGAAAAGAGCCTTTACGCTTCTTGAGCTTGTAGTCGTCATCGTCGTACTTGGTATCATCGCTATGATGAGCTTTAATGCGATAATGAACATCTACTCAAACTACTTTCAAACAAAGACAGTAAATGAGCTCGAAACGCAAACAGAAATCGCACTGGAGCAAATTTCAAAGAGGCTAGAGCACCGCATAAAGCCAAGCGTGATTGCTAGAAAAACTGATGGAGCTTTTTTGGCGCTAAACGATAATAGAGTAAATTTAGATGCTAAGTATGAAATTTTAGAATTTATCCCCTATGCGTATGAAATTTTTAATGACGTTATATCTCTTGATGCTAATGACCATGTCATAGAGCAGGGCGGAAAAGCAGGCAGATATAGTGGCTATGCGGATCTTGCTAAGAGCTCACCAGCAACTGGTCTGATAAGTCCTGGAAGTAATTTTACAACTGGAGTTGTAGAGACCATAAAAGATCTAACTTGCAAAGATGACACAAGAAATGCCACTTGTGTGGATTTTACAAAAAAGGATGGTGGCGTTGTAGCGATATTTTCTGATGTTTATTACAATGTGCAAAGCTCTTTTGGCTATAGCAATGGAACTGTGCCTGTCAGTCTAGACATAGCAAAAGTTGGTGTAAATGGCGGTCAAAGTGGTTTAAACGGCAATACGCTAGAAATTTCAGGTTTTGGTGGCAAGCAAATTTCAGAGCAGTATCATCTAGCCTACACTGCAAATGCCATAGTACCAGAGCAAAGTACTGATCCAAAAGATACAGCAAACGGCGTCTTTGATCTAAATTTATACTATGACTATCGTCCATGGATGGGAGAAAAATATAAACCAAATGGCGAAAAAGCAACCCTTGCCAAAAACGTTACGAGGTTTGTCTTTACTGAAAAAAATGGCGTCATCGTGCTAAAACTTTGCATGAGAGCAAAAAACTCAGAGATAACCATCTGTAAGTCAAAGGCGGTTTATTGA